One window of Nicotiana tomentosiformis chromosome 11, ASM39032v3, whole genome shotgun sequence genomic DNA carries:
- the LOC104117551 gene encoding elongation factor 1-beta gives MAVTFSDLHTESGLKSVNDHLSGKTYISGDQLTKDDIKVYGAVLEQPSSDLYPNASQWYQTVSAKLASSFPGKAVGVRIGSQAAPAEAAPAKEAAKAADDDDDDDIDLFGEETEEEKKAAEAREATKASTKKKESGKSSILLDVKPWDDETDMKKLEEAVRSVQQEGLTWGASKLVPVGYGIKKLQIMLTIVDDLVSVDTLVEEQLTVEPINEYVQSCDIVAFNKI, from the exons ATGGCTGTAACCTTCTCAGATCTCCACACTGAATCTGGTCTCAAGTCCGTTAACGACCATCTTTCCGGAAAAACTTATATTTCTGG aGATCAATTGACAAAGGACGATATTAAGGTTTATGGGGCAGTTTTGGAGCAACCCAGTTCAGATCTTTACCCCAATGCTAGCCAATGGTACCAAACTGTTTCTGCAAAACTTGCCTCAAG TTTTCCTGGGAAAGCTGTGGGTGTGAGAATTGGAAGCCAAGCTGCTCCTGCTGAAGCTGCTCCAGCTAAGGAAGCTGCCAAG GCTgccgatgatgacgatgatgatgatattgatcTCTTTGGAGAAGAGACAGAGGAGGAAAAGAAGGCAGCAGAAGCAAGGGAGGCTACTAAGGCATCTACCAAGAAGAAAGAGA GTGGAAAGTCATCCATTCTTTTGGACGTTAAGCCTTGGGATGATGAAACTGACATGAAGAAACTGGAGGAGGCTGTTCGCAGTGTTCAGCAAGAAGGGCTTACTTGGGGAGCAT CCAAATTGGTCCCAGTTGGCTACGGGATTAAGAAATTGCAGATCATGCTTACCATCGTGGATGACCTTGTCTCGGTGGACACTCTCGTTGAGGAACAACTAACAGTAGAGCCTATCAATGAATACGTGCAGAGCTGTGATATTGTTGCCTTCAACAAAATTTAA
- the LOC104117552 gene encoding THO complex subunit 7A-like: MSIKGRKIAGKGETMASHYAFGQLEDEIIIKHRLLTRTTTTRGEPPLKKLQKKFTTFASEIEKEADNYGDCKRLAKAFLQELNAFEIPLLKSKTVIDANVREKENFNDLKGEINVQILQAQADIEDLKRQLEESKVERKHKEEGEVIRKLIAMQPPRSETQKVLTELAKDLAALEAENTASSRTLDLRKKQFALLLHVVDELQNTIEEEQRSLVEEMRNVVDDHNKSGIEDVTVGPEAMIVD, from the exons ATGTCGATAAAAGGTAGAAAGATTGCTGGGAAGGGGGAGACAATGGCATCACATTATGCATTTGGACAACTTGAAGACGAGATAATTATTAAGCATAGACTTCTGACTCGGACAACCACCACTAGAGGTGAACCGCCACTGAAGAAACTCCAAAAGAAGTTTACTACTTTTGCCTCGGAGATAGAGAAGGAAGCTGATAACTACGGAGATTGTAAAAGACTTGCTAAAGCATTCTTGCAAGAGCTTAATGCGTTTGAGATTCCGCTCCTAAAGAGCAAAACAGTAATAGATGCAAATGTTAGAGAAAAGGAGAATTTCAACGACCTGAAAGGTGAAATCAACGTGCAGATTTTACAAGCTCAGGCGGATATAGAAGATCTCAAGAGGCAACTTGAAGAAAGCAAGGTTGAAAGGAAGCATAAAGAAGAGGGTGAGGTGATCAGGAAGTTGATTGCTATGCAACCTCCAAGATCCGAAACTCAGAAGGTTTTAACAGAGCTTGCGAAAGATTTAGCTGCGTTGGAAGCAGAGAATACTGCTAGTTCAAGGACATTGGACCTTCGAAAAAAGCAGTTTGCCCTTTTATTGCATGTG GTCGATGAGTTGCAGAACACAATAGAGGAAGAGCAGAGGAGTTTAGTCGAAGAGATGAGGAACGTAGTCGATGATCATAACAAGAGTGGAATCGAGGATGTTACTGTGGGTCCTGAGGCAATGATTGTGGATTAG